A stretch of the Thiomicrorhabdus xiamenensis genome encodes the following:
- a CDS encoding ABC transporter substrate-binding protein, with translation MGLFLGTPAFGAQTAQQTPEKCAIEAEPARVYGANPIVTYLLVAMAPEKLIGWNFPPAPQAKHVFADELMHKPIIGGWFGQGRTPNMEVLLASKPDLIVMSGAMVHAKRQAMLGKLGIPVCNLRLDTLEDYPQDLRNLGKWLGKTERGEMLAQKFEQLLQRQKRLKALLQQRNVTPKTVYYAEAPNGLATECRGSIHAETLPWAGALNPHRCPADQGKYSRYGKVEINIEQLLKYNPDAIVTQEKIFYDKVYLMPTWQGLSAIQNKQVFLAPQTPFRWLDRPPSFMRILAAQWLMQKLYPQVREVAELDTVAETQEIFQLFFQTDLSRAQAQSILQGKTL, from the coding sequence ATGGGACTTTTTCTGGGTACGCCGGCTTTCGGCGCGCAAACCGCTCAACAAACACCGGAGAAGTGCGCGATCGAAGCCGAACCTGCGCGCGTTTACGGCGCCAATCCGATTGTGACCTATCTGCTGGTTGCTATGGCGCCGGAAAAACTGATCGGCTGGAACTTCCCGCCGGCACCTCAGGCAAAACACGTGTTTGCGGATGAGCTCATGCATAAACCGATTATCGGCGGCTGGTTCGGACAAGGACGGACACCGAATATGGAAGTATTGCTGGCCAGCAAACCGGATCTGATTGTCATGTCCGGCGCCATGGTGCATGCCAAACGTCAGGCAATGTTGGGGAAACTCGGCATTCCCGTGTGCAACCTGCGTCTGGATACCCTTGAAGACTACCCTCAAGATCTGAGAAATCTCGGTAAATGGCTCGGCAAAACCGAACGCGGCGAAATGCTGGCGCAAAAATTCGAACAGCTTCTACAACGTCAAAAACGCTTGAAAGCGCTTTTGCAGCAACGCAACGTGACGCCCAAAACCGTTTATTACGCCGAAGCTCCGAATGGCCTGGCGACCGAGTGCCGCGGTTCGATTCATGCTGAAACGTTGCCTTGGGCAGGAGCCTTGAATCCGCATCGTTGCCCGGCAGATCAGGGCAAATACTCGCGTTACGGCAAAGTCGAAATCAATATCGAGCAACTGCTTAAATACAATCCGGATGCGATCGTCACCCAGGAAAAAATTTTCTACGACAAGGTTTATCTGATGCCCACCTGGCAAGGTCTGAGCGCGATACAAAACAAGCAGGTTTTTCTGGCGCCGCAAACCCCTTTCCGCTGGCTGGATCGCCCGCCCTCTTTTATGCGCATTCTGGCTGCACAGTGGCTAATGCAGAAACTCTATCCGCAGGTGCGCGAAGTTGCCGAACTGGATACGGTCGCCGAGACACAGGAAATTTTCCAACTCTTTTTTCAAACCGATTTAAGCCGCGCACAGGCGCAATCGATTTTACAGGGAAAAACACTATGA
- a CDS encoding TonB-dependent receptor plug domain-containing protein, giving the protein MTRPPFTKSALQHALLIASAFSLAGTAHAQDNVFKLGEITVLENDEPKTYSAVDSGIAQEKGDSNVGEAIQEIPGVTLQIGGRRAETRANIRGFDSRQITLNLDGIPIYVPYDGNIDLSRFLLGDLSQIEVTKSLGSMLEGPNNMGGSINLVTRRPHTDFEGDINASIEGGREGVFKQTQNARIGGIINENFYFQGGVSAVQADNFPLSADFQPKDNAGSIYQPEGERLRSGNENLSANLKLGYTPNSHDEYTLSYYQTEGSKESSPYAGTQDTVRYWDWPQWDKQSLYYVGYTEFGASDKPGYLKTRLFYDKFDNALNSYDDDQYNSVTKKYAFRSQYNDYSIGGSLEAAVPVDKHLLKTALFLKKDEHKERDLDSDIQDLDNSWRTFQSETASLGFEDRINITPQTQFTLGYRLDHYKLTKADDNDDATQPQGAQQQSNWQMKLDHDLGTQRILAGISLKSRFPNMKDQVSYRLGQAIPNLQLKAEKALHYELALLGELNTLRYRANAFYASIQDAIETVTVASDQCGSTTCDQNQNVGTASSKGFELQASLPLSTTLDLSLSYSRLIRDYADDAIVATYAPEHSANLSLDWFANSDWHLGLDGHYQSDSETRFDGSRPTDGFSLWDIRAHYRINKAWHADFALKNLLDADYEIAEGDPMPGRTFWANIQYQF; this is encoded by the coding sequence ATGACTAGACCCCCATTTACCAAAAGCGCCTTACAGCATGCGCTTCTTATCGCGAGCGCTTTTTCCTTGGCCGGCACCGCTCACGCACAGGACAACGTTTTTAAACTGGGTGAAATCACCGTTCTGGAAAATGATGAACCCAAAACTTATTCTGCCGTAGACAGTGGAATCGCTCAGGAAAAAGGCGATAGCAATGTCGGGGAAGCGATTCAGGAGATTCCTGGTGTCACTCTGCAGATTGGCGGTCGTCGCGCCGAAACGCGCGCTAACATCCGCGGTTTTGATTCACGGCAGATCACACTGAATCTGGACGGCATCCCGATCTATGTTCCTTACGACGGCAATATCGACCTGAGTCGCTTTCTGCTTGGCGATCTGAGTCAGATCGAAGTCACCAAAAGCCTGGGCTCGATGCTGGAAGGTCCGAACAATATGGGCGGTTCGATTAATCTGGTGACCCGTCGCCCGCACACGGATTTCGAAGGCGACATCAATGCCTCGATCGAAGGTGGACGCGAAGGCGTCTTTAAACAGACACAAAATGCCCGGATCGGCGGCATCATTAACGAAAACTTTTATTTTCAGGGCGGCGTCAGTGCCGTGCAGGCAGACAATTTCCCGCTTTCCGCCGACTTCCAACCCAAGGATAACGCAGGCAGCATCTATCAACCGGAAGGCGAACGCTTAAGATCCGGAAACGAAAACCTCAGCGCCAATTTAAAGCTAGGGTATACGCCGAACAGCCATGACGAATACACCCTGAGTTACTACCAGACCGAAGGCTCCAAGGAATCCAGTCCTTATGCCGGCACTCAGGATACCGTTCGCTACTGGGACTGGCCGCAATGGGACAAACAGAGCCTGTATTATGTCGGCTACACCGAGTTTGGCGCCAGCGACAAACCCGGCTATCTGAAAACCCGTCTTTTCTACGACAAGTTCGACAACGCCTTGAACTCTTATGATGACGATCAGTACAACAGCGTCACCAAAAAATACGCTTTCCGCTCGCAGTATAACGATTACAGTATCGGCGGTTCGCTGGAAGCGGCTGTGCCGGTCGACAAGCACCTGCTCAAAACCGCGCTTTTTCTGAAAAAGGATGAACATAAAGAGCGCGACCTGGATTCGGATATACAAGACTTGGATAACAGCTGGCGCACCTTTCAATCGGAAACTGCCAGCCTTGGCTTTGAAGACCGCATCAACATAACCCCTCAAACCCAGTTCACGCTGGGATACCGACTTGACCACTACAAGCTGACGAAGGCCGACGACAACGACGATGCCACGCAACCACAAGGTGCGCAACAGCAGAGCAACTGGCAAATGAAACTCGACCACGATCTGGGCACCCAGCGCATTCTCGCCGGAATCTCGCTCAAGTCGCGTTTTCCGAATATGAAAGATCAGGTTTCCTATCGTCTCGGGCAGGCCATCCCGAACCTGCAACTGAAAGCCGAAAAGGCGCTGCATTACGAACTGGCACTGCTGGGAGAGCTGAATACTTTGCGCTACCGTGCCAATGCGTTCTATGCGTCGATTCAGGATGCCATCGAAACTGTGACCGTGGCCAGCGACCAGTGCGGCAGCACTACCTGTGATCAGAACCAGAATGTCGGTACCGCGTCCTCCAAAGGATTTGAATTGCAGGCAAGCCTGCCGCTCAGCACAACGCTTGATCTTAGCCTCAGCTATAGCCGGCTAATCCGCGATTATGCGGATGATGCCATTGTAGCGACCTATGCCCCGGAACACAGCGCCAACCTGAGTCTGGATTGGTTTGCCAATTCCGACTGGCACCTAGGCTTGGACGGTCACTATCAGTCCGATAGCGAAACCCGCTTTGACGGCAGTCGACCGACTGACGGATTTAGCCTGTGGGATATCCGCGCCCACTACCGCATCAATAAAGCGTGGCATGCCGACTTCGCGCTCAAAAACCTGCTCGACGCCGATTATGAAATTGCCGAAGGCGATCCTATGCCGGGCCGCACATTTTGGGCGAATATCCAATATCAGTTTTAA
- a CDS encoding GNAT family N-acetyltransferase, which translates to MTFRLFPAKLGTYTLYATTKSMPEKLPEITFEVIDSIDRIDANQWNRLHQSSYPFIQHQYLAALERHGCVSERFGWIPKHLLLRSGGDLIAAMPLYEKHNNYGEFVFDQPWEQAWNSIGLNYYPKLVSAIPYTPARGPRLLIHPDFRNNPQLIEQIIETLKSLSQQQEYSGFHLLFSDEQAELAKQPEILSRHDVQFQWFNQQYRDFDGFLATLKSKKRKNIRRERKSVKEQGIDFRCLDGRQTTDKDWLEFDYFYQKTFLEKWSTPTLNFDFFREIAHTMADKILLVLADKDGETVAGALMFKSDQVLYGRHWGCREQIKDLHFEACFYQGIEFAITHGLQRFEPGAGGEHKIARGFVPVRLQSSHWLTVNPFVEPLNRFIHEEREVIAHYIDDLWQSSPYQETENLQRLAQESEKVTV; encoded by the coding sequence ATGACATTCCGCCTGTTTCCCGCTAAATTAGGCACTTACACCCTCTACGCAACCACTAAATCTATGCCGGAAAAATTACCCGAAATCACCTTCGAGGTCATTGACTCAATCGACCGAATCGATGCCAATCAATGGAACCGTCTGCACCAGAGCAGCTACCCTTTTATCCAGCACCAGTATCTGGCCGCGCTGGAACGTCACGGCTGCGTCAGCGAACGCTTCGGCTGGATTCCGAAACATCTTCTTTTGCGTTCAGGTGGAGACTTGATTGCCGCCATGCCGCTGTATGAAAAACACAATAATTACGGAGAATTTGTCTTTGACCAGCCTTGGGAGCAGGCATGGAACAGCATCGGCCTGAACTATTATCCGAAACTGGTCAGCGCGATCCCCTACACGCCTGCCCGAGGGCCGCGCCTGCTGATACACCCGGATTTTCGGAATAATCCGCAGTTAATCGAGCAGATTATTGAAACGCTTAAAAGTCTGAGTCAGCAGCAGGAATACAGTGGCTTTCACCTGTTATTCTCCGACGAACAGGCCGAGTTAGCCAAACAACCTGAAATACTCAGCCGCCACGATGTCCAGTTTCAATGGTTTAATCAACAGTATCGCGACTTCGACGGATTTCTCGCGACGCTAAAATCCAAAAAACGCAAAAATATCCGCCGCGAGCGCAAGAGTGTCAAGGAACAGGGCATAGACTTTCGTTGTCTGGACGGCCGCCAGACCACAGATAAAGACTGGCTGGAGTTCGACTATTTCTATCAGAAAACCTTTCTCGAAAAGTGGTCTACGCCAACCCTGAACTTCGACTTTTTCCGTGAAATTGCCCATACCATGGCAGACAAAATTCTGCTGGTTCTGGCGGATAAAGACGGTGAAACCGTGGCCGGTGCCCTGATGTTCAAATCCGATCAGGTTCTATACGGTCGCCACTGGGGATGCAGAGAACAGATCAAAGATCTGCATTTCGAAGCCTGTTTCTATCAGGGGATCGAGTTTGCCATCACCCACGGACTGCAACGTTTCGAACCGGGTGCCGGCGGCGAGCATAAAATTGCCCGCGGCTTTGTTCCGGTCCGCCTCCAATCCAGCCACTGGCTGACGGTTAACCCTTTCGTCGAGCCGCTTAACCGCTTTATTCACGAAGAACGGGAAGTCATTGCGCACTATATCGACGACCTGTGGCAGAGTTCCCCCTATCAGGAGACGGAAAACCTGCAACGTCTGGCGCAGGAAAGTGAAAAGGTGACGGTTTAA
- a CDS encoding FecCD family ABC transporter permease — translation MRPDLYQPKACCGIFSGAQVLLLLSLILLAAALLSLSLGRYDFAPLGSLAELFKYWDLIDGAADPMVTSILLDVRLPRIAAAIMIGSALAISGAAFQALFMNPLVSPGILGVLSGAAFGASLGILLSEQIWVMQLLTFIFGLLAVFIALMLAKGELKQNMIILVLGGMITGALFSAFLSIIKYVADPYSKLPAITYWLMGSLANVNGELLLWLLPFVVLGLLILSLHGHVLNVLSLGDDEARSLGVNVERKRLLVIVIATFLSALTVTLGGMIGWVGLVIPHIVRLLLGADNRLLLPASALLGAIYLLMVDNLARMALSIEIPIGILTALIGLPVFAWALKNAKKGWQN, via the coding sequence ATGCGGCCTGATCTGTATCAGCCGAAAGCCTGCTGCGGCATTTTTTCCGGGGCACAAGTATTACTGCTCTTGAGCCTGATTCTGCTCGCCGCCGCCCTGCTCTCTTTAAGCCTCGGGCGATACGACTTTGCGCCTTTAGGGAGTCTGGCAGAGTTATTCAAATATTGGGATCTGATCGACGGCGCAGCCGATCCGATGGTGACCAGTATTCTGCTTGATGTCCGCCTGCCGCGCATTGCGGCGGCTATTATGATCGGTTCGGCTCTGGCGATCAGCGGCGCCGCCTTTCAGGCGCTGTTTATGAATCCGCTGGTCTCCCCCGGAATACTCGGTGTACTCTCCGGCGCGGCTTTCGGTGCCTCATTGGGGATTTTGCTCTCCGAACAGATCTGGGTAATGCAGCTGCTGACTTTTATCTTCGGTTTACTGGCGGTGTTTATCGCCTTAATGCTGGCCAAAGGCGAACTCAAGCAGAACATGATTATTCTGGTACTCGGCGGCATGATTACCGGTGCGCTTTTCAGCGCCTTTCTTTCGATTATCAAGTATGTCGCGGACCCCTACAGCAAACTGCCGGCAATTACTTACTGGCTTATGGGATCGCTGGCGAATGTGAATGGCGAATTACTCCTCTGGCTGCTGCCGTTTGTTGTGCTCGGCCTGCTGATTCTCAGCCTGCACGGTCATGTCCTGAATGTACTCAGCCTCGGGGACGATGAAGCACGCAGTCTCGGAGTGAATGTCGAACGCAAACGCCTTCTGGTGATCGTTATTGCAACGTTTTTAAGCGCTCTGACAGTGACGCTTGGCGGCATGATCGGCTGGGTCGGCTTAGTCATTCCGCATATCGTCCGCCTACTGCTCGGAGCCGACAACCGCTTGCTTCTGCCGGCCTCTGCGCTTTTAGGCGCCATCTATCTCTTAATGGTCGACAACCTGGCCAGAATGGCGCTGAGCATCGAAATCCCGATCGGTATTTTGACGGCGCTAATCGGCCTGCCGGTTTTTGCCTGGGCGCTGAAAAACGCCAAAAAGGGCTGGCAAAACTAG
- a CDS encoding endonuclease/exonuclease/phosphatase family protein: MFKPKLTLISHAGTSLDADAVLPNPFRLLTWNLQKTDFSHYTHRPIEQLLEIETPHLLSMQEAAIFPMQNRFFNLPFIMAPNIETRRRHFGVLTACRFAMSAQHQLLTRSRELGWTTHKTALVTEHRLSDGQVLTHINIHAINFVPNRLFQRELTLLWSLISEKSGPMIVSGDFNTWNKTRVAILENAVRQLGLLQVVYPDVTPIKTLNRQILDYVFYRGLSVESARAFDVKAISDHNPLEVVFSL; the protein is encoded by the coding sequence ATGTTCAAACCGAAACTGACGCTTATTTCTCATGCCGGTACGTCGCTTGACGCCGACGCCGTTCTGCCTAATCCGTTTCGTTTACTGACCTGGAATCTGCAAAAAACCGACTTTTCCCACTATACCCATCGACCGATCGAGCAATTGTTGGAAATCGAAACACCGCATCTACTCTCCATGCAGGAGGCGGCAATTTTCCCGATGCAGAACCGCTTCTTTAATCTGCCGTTTATCATGGCGCCGAATATTGAAACCCGGCGCAGACATTTCGGCGTATTGACCGCTTGCCGGTTTGCGATGAGCGCACAACACCAATTGCTGACGCGCAGTCGGGAATTGGGCTGGACGACGCATAAAACCGCTCTGGTTACCGAGCATCGTTTAAGCGATGGGCAGGTTTTGACGCACATTAATATCCATGCTATCAATTTCGTGCCCAATCGGCTTTTTCAGCGAGAATTGACGTTACTCTGGAGTTTGATAAGCGAAAAGAGCGGCCCGATGATTGTCAGCGGCGACTTCAATACCTGGAATAAAACCCGAGTCGCCATATTGGAAAACGCCGTGCGTCAGCTGGGATTGTTGCAAGTCGTTTATCCGGACGTCACACCGATTAAAACCCTTAACCGTCAGATACTGGATTATGTTTTCTACCGCGGGCTGTCGGTCGAATCCGCGCGCGCCTTTGATGTGAAAGCGATCTCCGATCATAATCCGCTGGAAGTGGTCTTTTCGCTTTAA
- the cls gene encoding cardiolipin synthase, which yields MDIGFNPLLAIFYFAYIFLVLSAVVHMLYQKRSPQNLTVWLLTLLLLPYLGILLYLIFGSRKLLYKRNKPNIVIPIKPRDSLVIPAENPLARQVDQLLVADQIACTTGGNQVELLDDSSQAFEAFMQALQKAQSRIHIETYIFELDVTGERILHALTEKARQGVEVRLLLDAVGSFALYRRPKALRPLLAAGGQVAFFQPVFKNFFNSQVNLRNHRKIYLFDDALGFTGGMNLSNDYLGSESDKPKNGRWKDLLFQMQGPVLSHYHIVFNEDWRYSTQESLPQIEIREISTTEKLVQTIPSGPDIHKEPLFESLMQAVYAARQEIVIVSPYFIPEGSIMTALMIAMKRGVKVILVSPEKSDHLIFDLGRSSYLRELHEAGGEIHFYTGKMLHAKLVFIDREAMLFGTANLDYRSLFINHELTSWVYDPLLIKQAGQWVEEVVAESQHYQVPDTRGRRLFENFTRIFAPIL from the coding sequence ATGGATATCGGTTTTAATCCGCTTTTAGCCATTTTCTATTTCGCCTATATCTTTCTGGTGTTGTCGGCGGTGGTGCATATGCTGTACCAGAAACGTTCGCCGCAGAATCTCACGGTCTGGTTGCTGACGCTGTTGCTGTTGCCTTATCTAGGCATTCTTTTATACCTGATTTTCGGTTCGCGGAAACTGCTCTATAAGCGCAATAAACCGAATATCGTGATTCCGATTAAGCCGCGTGACAGTCTGGTGATTCCCGCAGAAAACCCTCTGGCGCGGCAGGTCGATCAGTTACTGGTTGCCGATCAGATCGCCTGTACCACGGGCGGCAATCAAGTCGAGCTGTTGGATGATTCCAGTCAGGCTTTTGAAGCGTTTATGCAGGCACTGCAAAAGGCACAATCGCGAATTCATATTGAAACCTATATTTTTGAATTGGACGTCACCGGTGAGCGTATTCTGCACGCCTTGACCGAAAAAGCCCGTCAGGGAGTCGAAGTTCGGCTGTTGCTGGATGCCGTCGGCTCTTTTGCGCTTTACCGTCGTCCGAAAGCACTGCGTCCATTACTTGCTGCCGGCGGTCAGGTCGCGTTCTTCCAGCCAGTCTTCAAAAACTTTTTCAATAGTCAGGTTAATCTGCGCAATCACCGCAAGATCTATCTTTTTGATGATGCCCTCGGGTTTACCGGCGGAATGAACTTGTCGAACGACTATCTCGGTTCGGAGAGTGACAAGCCGAAAAACGGTCGCTGGAAGGATCTGTTGTTTCAAATGCAAGGGCCGGTTTTGTCACATTACCATATAGTGTTTAATGAGGATTGGCGCTATTCGACACAGGAAAGCCTGCCGCAAATTGAAATCCGAGAGATCTCGACGACGGAAAAACTGGTTCAAACCATTCCTTCCGGTCCGGATATTCATAAAGAACCGCTTTTTGAATCGCTGATGCAGGCGGTTTACGCCGCTCGGCAGGAAATTGTTATCGTCTCGCCGTATTTTATTCCCGAGGGATCAATCATGACGGCTTTGATGATTGCAATGAAGCGTGGGGTCAAGGTCATACTGGTTTCGCCGGAAAAATCGGATCACCTGATTTTTGATCTGGGGCGCAGTTCCTATCTGCGGGAGTTGCATGAAGCGGGGGGCGAAATCCATTTCTATACCGGTAAAATGTTGCATGCCAAACTGGTCTTTATCGACCGCGAGGCGATGCTGTTCGGTACGGCCAATCTCGATTACCGATCGCTTTTCATTAATCATGAGCTGACCAGCTGGGTGTATGATCCGCTGTTGATCAAGCAGGCCGGGCAATGGGTTGAGGAAGTAGTCGCCGAGAGTCAGCATTATCAAGTTCCGGATACAAGAGGGCGCAGACTGTTTGAAAACTTTACGCGGATCTTTGCGCCTATTCTATAA
- a CDS encoding LLM class flavin-dependent oxidoreductase, with translation MKPNLNAHPQLGVMLHITPELNQTPQATYSAFTDLVHKLDVIGFDNAWVTEHHFNDMSLTPAPLHLIGHLLGKTENIKIGCAALLLGFHNPIEIAEQLAVLQSLYPQRILCGFAKGGPFESQNAAFKTDKDLSRERMNEALPALMQLWSSDTPQNHRGKHYQWENINLQPRCDLHSQQLFVATGDEQSVQMAAQNGLGLMSAQFWDSDKIDQQIKLYTQFAQHTPNMMVARGLFIDDNSSVARQMALEHIELFREEKAKHWGKHPGPMAKLDPEALLSRMLCGSPDQVRQQLQRLLRMGVKHLALNPLTHSHQVRFQQLRWFKEEIWQPLMAQSNAA, from the coding sequence ATGAAACCGAATCTGAACGCTCATCCTCAACTGGGGGTCATGCTGCATATTACCCCGGAACTGAATCAGACTCCGCAAGCGACCTACAGCGCTTTTACCGATCTGGTGCACAAACTGGACGTCATCGGTTTCGACAACGCCTGGGTGACGGAACATCACTTTAACGACATGAGCCTGACTCCGGCGCCGCTGCATCTGATCGGTCACCTTCTGGGGAAAACCGAAAACATTAAAATCGGCTGCGCTGCGCTTTTGCTCGGTTTCCACAACCCGATCGAGATCGCCGAACAACTGGCGGTCTTGCAGTCTCTCTATCCACAAAGGATTTTGTGCGGTTTTGCCAAAGGTGGTCCTTTCGAATCGCAAAATGCCGCCTTTAAAACCGACAAGGATCTGAGTCGAGAGCGGATGAATGAAGCCTTGCCTGCGCTGATGCAATTATGGAGTAGCGACACGCCGCAGAACCATCGAGGAAAACATTACCAGTGGGAAAACATCAATCTGCAACCGCGTTGTGATTTGCATTCACAGCAGTTGTTTGTCGCCACCGGTGACGAACAGAGCGTGCAGATGGCGGCGCAAAATGGACTAGGATTAATGAGTGCTCAATTCTGGGACAGCGACAAAATCGATCAACAGATCAAACTGTACACACAATTCGCGCAACATACACCGAATATGATGGTGGCCCGCGGCCTGTTTATCGATGACAACTCTTCGGTCGCCAGACAGATGGCGCTGGAACATATCGAACTTTTCCGCGAAGAGAAGGCCAAGCACTGGGGCAAACACCCCGGGCCCATGGCAAAACTGGATCCCGAAGCGCTTTTGAGTCGCATGCTGTGCGGTTCGCCCGATCAGGTTCGACAACAACTGCAACGCCTGCTGAGAATGGGCGTTAAGCATCTGGCGCTGAACCCTCTGACACACAGCCACCAGGTGCGCTTTCAACAGTTACGCTGGTTCAAGGAGGAAATCTGGCAACCTTTAATGGCGCAGAGCAATGCGGCCTGA